A stretch of the Lolium perenne isolate Kyuss_39 chromosome 3, Kyuss_2.0, whole genome shotgun sequence genome encodes the following:
- the LOC127341785 gene encoding protein GRAVITROPIC IN THE LIGHT 1 — MEAHMAAARPPTHHHHHNQQQKAANLARTFTKLLRRKRSDSAAAGAVPKDPDAPASVPADDYDTSMDATTTAPTMPSLSKLKLSGNLTAAYTLDAFFRNAAEKKAAASPAGAADSLLATLFAGVSAVKAAYAQLQLAQHPYDAEAIQAADAAVVAELTRLSDTKRRFLKDPAGAARDLAAAGNTALSAHADEQRHLLKTYQITARKLESEARTKESDLEHTRAALAAELRDERAMEVRLHPGRTLASLDELHVSGLNPTHFLTALRHAVKSIRSFSKSMLASMQSAGWDLSAAAAAVHPGVPLRRPSDVKFVFESYVAMKMFANFHRRDFNFSFLGERELYERRRFFDEFTDLKAAPAAAFLDPRGARWGGFGKFLRAKYLSLVHARMETAFFGRQEQRGIVSAGPGFPESAWFAEFAEMARRVWLLHCLFFAFDGGDGEDGASIFQVRAGARFAEVYMESVNDGRATDDAAFSTAAEERSVGFTVVPGFRVGRTVIQCRVYLSRPGRRP; from the coding sequence ATGGAGGCGCACATGGCGGCCGCGCGCCCGccgacgcaccaccaccaccacaaccaGCAGCAGAAGGCGGCCAACCTGGCGCGCACCTTCACCAAGCTTCTCCGCCGGAAGCGCTCCGACTCCGCCGCCGCGGGGGCCGTCCCCAAGGACCCCGACGCGCCGGCGTCCGTCCCCGCGGACgactacgacacctccatggacgccaccaccaccgcccccACCATGCCGTCCCTCAGCAAGCTCAAGCTCTCGGGGAACCTCACCGCGGCCTACACCCTGGACGCCTTCTTCCGCAACGCGGCCGAGAAGAAGGCGGCGGCCTCCCCCGCCGGCGCCGCGGACTCCCTCCTCGCGACCCTCTTCGCGGGCGTCTCCGCCGTCAAAGCCGCCTACGCGCAGCTGCAGCTCGCGCAGCACCCCTACGACGCGGAGGCGATCCAGGCGGCCGACGCCGCGGTGGTCGCCGAGCTCACCCGCCTCTCCGACACCAAGCGCCGCTTCCTCAAGGACCCCGCCGGCGCCGCCCGGGACCTGGCGGCCGCGGGCAACACGGCCCTCTCCGCCCACGCCGACGAGCAGCGCCACCTGCTCAAGACCTACCAGATCACGGCGCGGAAGCTGGAATCCGAAGCACGAACCAAGGAATCCGACCTCGAACATACAAGAGCCGCCCTCGCCGCCGAGCTCCGCGACGAGCGCGCCATGGAGGTGCGGCTCCACCCGGGCCGCACCCTCGCGTCGCTCGACGAGCTCCACGTCTCGGGACTCAACCCGACCCACTTCCTCACCGCGCTCCGCCACGCCGTGAAATCCATCCGCTCCTTCTCCAAGTCCATGCTCGCCTCGATGCAGTCCGCCGGGTGGGAtctgtccgccgccgccgccgccgtccaccCCGGCGTGCCCCTACGCCGTCCCAGCGACGTGAAGTTCGTGTTCGAGTCCTACGTCGCCATGAAGATGTTCGCCAACTTCCACCGCCgggacttcaacttcagcttcctGGGCGAGCGGGAGCTCTACGAGCGCCGCCGCTTCTTCGACGAGTTCACCGACCTCAAggccgcgcccgccgccgccttcctcgacCCGCGCGGCGCGCGCTGGGGCGGCTTCGGCAAGTTCCTCCGCGCCAAGTACCTCTCGCTGGTGCACGCCAGGATGGAGACGGCCTTCTTCGGGCGCCAGGAGCAGCGCGGCATCGTCAGCGCCGGGCCCGGGTTCCCCGAGAGCGCGTGGTTCGCCGAGTTCGCGGAGATGGCGCGACGGGTGTGGCTGCTGCATTGCCTCTTCTTCGCGTTCGACGGCGGGGATGGGGAGGACGGCGCGTCCATCTTCCAGGTGCGCGCGGGGGCCAGGTTCGCCGAGGTGTACATGGAGAGCGTCAACGACGGCCGGGCGACGGACGACGCGGCGTTCTCCACCGCCGCCGAGGAACGCTCCGTGGGGTTCACCGTCGTGCCGGGGTTTAGGGTCGGCCGGACGGTCATCCAGTGCCGCGTCTACCTGTCGCGCCCCGGACGGCGGCCGTGA